The following coding sequences lie in one Arabidopsis thaliana chromosome 3, partial sequence genomic window:
- a CDS encoding kinesin-like protein (DUF868) (Plant protein of unknown function (DUF868); FUNCTIONS IN: molecular_function unknown; INVOLVED IN: biological_process unknown; LOCATED IN: endomembrane system; CONTAINS InterPro DOMAIN/s: Protein of unknown function DUF868, plant (InterPro:IPR008586); BEST Arabidopsis thaliana protein match is: Plant protein of unknown function (DUF868) (TAIR:AT4G12690.2); Has 284 Blast hits to 284 proteins in 16 species: Archae - 0; Bacteria - 0; Metazoa - 0; Fungi - 0; Plants - 284; Viruses - 0; Other Eukaryotes - 0 (source: NCBI BLink).), which translates to MFNQSSSVSLIYVVEIAKTPQNVDVTWSKTTSSHSLTIKIENVKDEQQNHHQPVKIDLSGSSFWAKKGLKSLEANGTRVDVYWDFRQAKFSNFPEPSSGFYVSLVSQNATVLTIGDLRNEALKRTKKNPSATEAALVSKQEHVHGKRVFYTRTAFGGGESRRENEVVIETSLSGPSDPEMWITVDGVPAIRIMNLNWRFRGNEVVTVSDGVSLEIFWDVHDWLFEPSGSSSGLFVFKPKAGFESKCLSFNGGYGDGEGEDHDVEDDDSSPKYCHVLYAVKELEFPCQKN; encoded by the coding sequence ATGTTTAATCAATCCAGCTCTGTCTCGTTAATCTACGTAGTTGAAATCGCCAAAACACCACAAAACGTAGACGTCACTTGGTCTAAAACCACCTCCTCACATTCTTTAACCATCAAAATCGAGAACGTCAAAGACGAGCAacagaatcatcatcaaccgGTGAAGATAGATCTTTCAGGTTCTTCGTTTTGGGCCAAAAAGGGTCTCAAGAGCTTAGAAGCTAACGGAACTAGAGTCGACGTATACTGGGATTTTCGTCAAGCCAAATTCTCGAACTTCCCTGAACCTTCCTCTGGCTTCTACGTCTCTCTCGTATCCCAAAACGCAACCGTTTTAACGATCGGGGATTTAAGGAACGAAGCTTTAaagaggacgaagaagaaccCTTCAGCTACAGAAGCTGCCTTGGTCTCCAAGCAAGAACACGTCCACGGGAAACGCGTTTTCTACACGCGGACGGCGTTTGGCGGTGGGGAGTCGAGGCGGGAGAATGAGGTGGTGATCGAAACATCTCTGTCGGGTCCTAGCGATCCAGAGATGTGGATCACGGTGGACGGTGTGCCGGCGATTAGGATCATGAATTTGAATTGGAGATTTAGAGGGAATGAGGTTGTGACTGTGAGTGATGGTGTTTCTTTGGAGATCTTTTGGGACGTTCATGATTGGCTGTTTGAACCCTCTGGTTCGTCTAGTGGGTTGTTTGTTTTCAAGCCTAAAGCTGGATTTGAATCTAAATGTCTTAGTTTTAATGGTGGCTATGGTGATGGTGAAGGTGAGGATCATGATGTGGAAGATGACGATTCGTCGCCCAAGTATTGTCATGTCCTATATGCCGTCAAAGAACTAGAATTTCCatgtcaaaaaaattag
- a CDS encoding RING/U-box superfamily protein (RING/U-box superfamily protein; FUNCTIONS IN: zinc ion binding; INVOLVED IN: biological_process unknown; LOCATED IN: cellular_component unknown; EXPRESSED IN: sperm cell, flower; EXPRESSED DURING: petal differentiation and expansion stage; CONTAINS InterPro DOMAIN/s: Zinc finger, RING-type (InterPro:IPR001841), Zinc finger, C3HC4 RING-type (InterPro:IPR018957); BEST Arabidopsis thaliana protein match is: Zinc finger, C3HC4 type (RING finger) family protein (TAIR:AT1G18760.1); Has 5838 Blast hits to 5825 proteins in 235 species: Archae - 0; Bacteria - 0; Metazoa - 1731; Fungi - 340; Plants - 2980; Viruses - 20; Other Eukaryotes - 767 (source: NCBI BLink).), producing the protein MFTVLRVDFSHKIKDDPKPEEAGIIIVNAMIYRETDTLTLTTSSSADELISDDGNECQIKMDLINILKVAGLSDYDTAHMMYHFIPHVAEIMSSPSEGYSPGSALEVSWCLLLLDVSHIEAAVKVSLDYEIKQDPEPKDSGGTIRVNAVIKNENDILTFTTLTFVNEFLNQDFCLVDWCNFMKEAGISDQNIPVVIYHILYVIKITSSASNGHSPGCALQVSLYLFPHDETDIEEAVQVSFDETTNFCLGPASKLVVKSLTRKIYDKINYTGERCTICLEEFNAGGILVALPCGHDFDDECAVKWFETNHFCPLCRYELPREEDQ; encoded by the coding sequence ATGTTTACAGTTCTACGCGTGGATTTCAGTCACAAAATCAAAGACGATCCTAAACCAGAAGAAGCGGGCATAATTATAGTCAATGCAATGATCTACCGTGAAACTGATACCTTGACTTTGACGACGTCGTCGTCTGCCGACGAACTCATCAGCGATGATGGCAACGAGTGTCAAATCAAAATGGATTTGATTAATATCTTGAAGGTAGCAGGGCTCAGCGACTACGATACTGCACATATGATGTATCACTTTATTCCCCATGTTGCTGAAATAATGTCTTCCCCAAGTGAAGGGTATTCTCCAGGGTCTGCTTTAGAAGTGTCGtggtgtcttcttcttctcgatgTGAGTCATATTGAGGCAGCGGTTAAAGTCTCGTTAGATTACGAAATCAAACAGGATCCTGAACCAAAAGATTCCGGCGGCACAATCAGAGTCAATGCAGTGATCAAGAATGAAAATGATATCTTGACTTTCACGACTTTGACGTTTGTCAACGAATTCCTCAACCAAGATTTTTGTCTCGTAGACTGGTGTAATTTCATGAAGGAAGCAGGGATCAGCGACCAAAATATTCCAGTTgtgatttatcatattttatatgttattaAAATAACTTCTTCTGCAAGTAATGGGCATTCTCCCGGGTGTGCTTTACAAGTGTCGTTGTATCTTTTTCCTCACGACGAGACTGATATCGAAGAAGCAGTTCAAGTCTCGTTTGACGAGACCACTAATTTCTGTTTGGGACCCGCAAGCAAACTCGTGGTCAAGTCCTTAACCAGGAAAATATATGACAAGATTAATTATACAGGCGAAAGATGCACAATTTGTTTGGAAGAGTTTAACGCTGGAGGAATACTTGTGGCTTTACCTTGTGGACATGACTTTGACGATGAGTGTGCCGTAAAGTGGTTTGAGACCAATCACTTTTGTCCATTGTGTCGTTACGAGTTGCCACGCGAAGAAGATCAATGA
- a CDS encoding RNA-binding KH domain-containing protein (RNA-binding KH domain-containing protein; FUNCTIONS IN: RNA binding; LOCATED IN: cellular_component unknown; EXPRESSED IN: 22 plant structures; EXPRESSED DURING: 13 growth stages; CONTAINS InterPro DOMAIN/s: K Homology, type 1, subgroup (InterPro:IPR018111), K Homology (InterPro:IPR004087); Has 734 Blast hits to 734 proteins in 323 species: Archae - 189; Bacteria - 0; Metazoa - 158; Fungi - 192; Plants - 83; Viruses - 0; Other Eukaryotes - 112 (source: NCBI BLink).), with translation MAESTQMEVETATEGTVPLPPKPTFKPLKAHEMSDGKVQFRKIAVPPNRYSPLKKAWLDIYTPIYDQMKVDIRMNLKARKVELKTRADTPDISNLQKSADFVHAFMLGFDIPDAISLLRMDELYVESFEIKDVKTLKGEHLSRAIGRLSGKGGKTKFAIENSTKTRIVIADTRIHILGAFSNIKVARSSLCSLIMGSPAGKVYSKLRSVSARLNE, from the coding sequence ATGGCAGAGTCTACTCAGATGGAAGTTGAGACAGCAACAGAAGGAACTGTGCCATTGCCGCCTAAACCAACCTTCAAGCCTTTGAAAGCTCATGAAATGTCTGATGGTAAAGTCCAGTTCAGGAAAATAGCTGTACCACCAAACCGATACTCGCCTCTCAAGAAAGCATGGTTGGATATCTACACACCCATTTACGATCAGATGAAGGTTGACATAAGGATGAATCTCAAAGCCCGCAAAGTCGAGCTTAAAACCCGAGCTGACACTCCCGACATCAGTAATCTTCAGAAGTCTGCGGATTTTGTACACGCTTTCATGCTTGGTTTTGATATCCCTGATGCTATCTCTCTTTTGAGAATGGACGAGCTTTATGTTGAGTCTTTTGAGATCAAGGATGTGAAGACTCTTAAAGGTGAGCATTTGTCTAGAGCCATTGGTAGGTTGTCTGGTAAAGGAGGGAAGACAAAGTTTGCTATTGAGAACTCGACCAAGACGAGGATTGTGATTGCAGACACTAGGATTCATATTTTGGGAGCTTTCTCTAATATTAAAGTCGCAAGGAGTTCACTTTGCAGTCTTATTATGGGATCTCCTGCTGGGAAAGTTTACTCTAAGCTCAGATCTGTCTCTGCTAGATTGAACGAATAG